The Thermoflexus sp. region ACGTATGCTCAGAGTGCGCTCAGCCTGTTAAGCGAGCATCTCCCGGATTACTACAGTCGCGAAGTAGCACTTCTGGACGCCCGCGTTCTGGAAACCTTCTACGATGTGGACTCCGATACAGCCGCCCTGGAGTTCATGAAGCAGGCGTGCGCCGCCCTAAGGGACTACCGCAAGAAGGGCTGGGAAGTCTACGCTAGCATCGCTGGCGGACGCAAGGCCATGTCGGCACTGCTGACGCTTGCGGTGCAGTTCTACGGCGCCCAGCGCCTCTTCCATGTGCTGGTGGAAGACCCCGTGCTGGAGGAAGAAGGGCATATCTTGAAGCTCCGGAACAAAAGCCCGGAAGAGCGAAACCGAGCGCTTCATCCGCCCGTTGAGCAGATCAAGCTGGTGAATTTGCCCTTCATCGGGCTTTTCCCGCTGTTAGGGGATATCATCGCGGGTCTCAAAGACGGCTCGATTCGTTCTGAGGTGCGAGGGCTTCTTGAGCAGAACGGGCTGCTTGCGGCTAGTGGACCGACCGATCTGGGGCGGATGGTCTTGGAGGTCCTGGAGAGCGTCGAGGCCCTGCCCGAACCCCGGGCTGGCGAATGCGAGAAGAGCCTAGCACGCAAGGAGCCTAAGGAAGCTGAGGAAACTGAGAAGTGGGCAAACCGTTTAGCCAACCGTTTTCTGTTCGTAGAACGCATCGAGGACATCGGCTGGGAAGAGGGGGAGCCCAAAGTCTGGGCAAAACCGCCGAACACGCTCTTTGTCCGCTTGCCAGGGCGAAGGGTCCGCGGGATCGTCTTTCGGCTCGTTACCACTGCACAAACTTCCGGTCAATTGGAGCGTGCCCGCCAAGAAATCGAGCGCTGGATCGACAAGGAAGTGCGCTGATTAGGAGAAGAGTGGCGCAAGGGGGAGCCGGGCGTCCGGACTCAGCCGCCGAATGCGCTGATTGTAGGGGTTCGATTGGGCACGGACATCCTGTTCCGCCTCCGGCTCATCACCACCGCCACCACCCCGGGCCAGCTGGAGGCCGCCCGCCGGTATGTGGAACGCTACATCCGTCGCCGGGAGGGATAGGCGATGGGGGTCTACCACCTGATGGGCCTGGGGCGTTCCCCGGGCACGGTGATCGGGCCCATCACTTACCTGGCCCACCGGTATCGGCGGTGGGGCCCCGAGGATCAGGGGTTCTTCGCCCGCTCCGGGGAGGCCCGCCACCCGGCGGCCGACGAACGAGCCGGCGATATCCAGGCCCTGGTCCTCTTCACCACCCGCGAGATCCTGGACGGCACCCTTCCCTCCTTCGACTACGTGGACAACCCGCCCGGCCGCGTCTCCACGGCCCCGCTCCAGCGGGGCGGTCCCATGAAAGCGGTGCTGCGGGACCTTCTGCGCCGGGAATGGCCGGCCATCGCCGGCGGACGCACGGAGGGAACGGTGTTCTGGTGCGAGGTGGACCGCCGGGATATCCGCACGACCTATGCGCGCGTGGCCCGGGTGGTGGCCGCCCTGGCCGGGGTCGGCGGCCAGGGGAAGGAGATGTGGATCAACCTGACCGGCGGCAACAACGTGATGAACTTCGCCCTGGAGCTCACCGCGGTCCTCTCCGGGGACGTCGCCCGCCTCTATTATGTCCAGGCGGCCGACGAGCAGGCGGAGAAGTGCGTCCGTTTCACCGCCGAGGACGGCTACTGGGTGGAGCTGCCCATCATGCCGCTGGGCCTGGGGCGGCTGCGCCGGGCCATCCTCGAGGTTCTGACGGCACACGGCCCCCTTCCCCTGGAAGACCTTTATGCCCGCCTTCGCAACGAATACTGGGATCTGAGCCGGGGCCTGGACGCGCCGGAAACCCTGCGACGGGAGCATCTCACGCCGCTCTGGAAGGGACGGTTCATCCAGGAGACGGCGCAGGGCTACGCCATCGGACCCCAGTGGGAGCTGATCCAGCCTTACCTGCAAACCCTGGAGGAAGCGCGCGCCGAAGGACGGACCATCGAACAGCTGTGCGAGAGGGAGCCCTGGATCGAGCGGGAGGTGATCCCCTTCTAAGGAACCATTCGCTCCTCCGGTCTTTCCCCGATGAGCATCATGGGGTTTCCGGATGCCAGGAGGGATCCATCCCATTAAGATGGAAACTGCAGAGGCCATGGTTCACGGCCCGAAAGGGTGGGAGGACCCTGCTTGTATTAAGGAGACAGTATGTCGGCGCCGATCACCTGGAGCCTGTTTATCCGCCATGACCCATGGCTGGATAACGGCCTGGAGGTCCTGGCCGGGATGGCTGAGGCGATCGCCCGCCAGCACCCGGCGGTCCTGA contains the following coding sequences:
- a CDS encoding CRISPR-associated ring nuclease yields the protein TYAQSALSLLSEHLPDYYSREVALLDARVLETFYDVDSDTAALEFMKQACAALRDYRKKGWEVYASIAGGRKAMSALLTLAVQFYGAQRLFHVLVEDPVLEEEGHILKLRNKSPEERNRALHPPVEQIKLVNLPFIGLFPLLGDIIAGLKDGSIRSEVRGLLEQNGLLAASGPTDLGRMVLEVLESVEALPEPRAGECEKSLARKEPKEAEETEKWANRLANRFLFVERIEDIGWEEGEPKVWAKPPNTLFVRLPGRRVRGIVFRLVTTAQTSGQLERARQEIERWIDKEVR